From the Bacteroidia bacterium genome, one window contains:
- a CDS encoding superoxide dismutase has translation MSFILPDLPFPKDALKPFLTEETFDYHHGKHHAAYVTNANNLAKDTPYDDLSLDDAILRAAAESHTGMFNNTAQIWNHTFFWNCMSPSGGGAPTGRIGELITRDFESFDAFKEQFTKAAVTLFGSGWGWLALNGEGKLELMPLSNADTPMRHNKKALLTVDVWEHAYYIDYRNARPKFVEGFWDVVNWEWVNSQL, from the coding sequence ATGTCTTTCATCCTCCCCGATCTTCCGTTTCCCAAGGACGCGCTCAAGCCGTTTCTGACCGAGGAAACGTTTGACTACCATCACGGCAAGCATCATGCCGCATATGTGACCAACGCGAACAATCTCGCCAAGGACACCCCATACGACGATCTTTCCCTGGATGATGCCATCCTCCGCGCCGCGGCGGAAAGCCACACCGGCATGTTCAACAATACCGCGCAGATCTGGAATCACACATTCTTCTGGAATTGCATGTCCCCGAGCGGCGGCGGCGCACCGACAGGACGCATCGGCGAACTGATCACGCGCGATTTCGAGTCCTTCGACGCCTTCAAGGAGCAATTCACGAAGGCGGCCGTCACGCTGTTCGGCTCCGGCTGGGGCTGGCTTGCGCTTAACGGCGAAGGAAAGCTGGAACTCATGCCGCTCTCCAATGCCGACACACCCATGCGGCACAATAAGAAAGCGCTGCTCACCGTTGATGTGTGGGAGCACGCCTACTACATCGACTATCGCAATGCTCGTCCGAAATTCGTCGAAGGATTCTGGGACGTGGTCAACTGGGAGTGGGTGAACAGCCAGTTGTGA
- a CDS encoding PhoH family protein, whose protein sequence is MAKRAVKKLFVIDTNVLLHDSSCIYNFEEHDVVIPIAVLEELDQFKKGNETLNFHAREFVRELDALSGDKLFDGGAPIGAKQGRISIRLDKDWGKDFPLGLSERTPDHRILHCAYMLNREYPARPVILVTKDVNLRMKAKGVGLMAEDYVTDQVKDIDTLYTGRRVLENVDDAVIDMLYQPPFEVDAAMFAEAGTFNPNEYFILRCGRKSALGCYDGRSGMMKRVDKNPAYGINPRNSEQTFALDALSNPDIPLVSLSGKAGTGKTLLALAAALEKRRLYRQVFLARPVVPLSNKDLGYLPGDIMSKLDPYMQPLFDNLGVIQHQFPETDTKHRRIAEMLKEEKLVISPLAYIRGRSLVNIYFIVDEAQNLTPHEIKTIITRAGEGTKFVFTGDIFQIDHPYLDSRSNGLSYLIDKMRGQKLYAHVTLEKGERSELAELATDLL, encoded by the coding sequence ATGGCCAAGCGCGCAGTCAAGAAACTCTTTGTCATAGATACCAACGTTCTTCTCCACGACAGTTCCTGTATCTACAATTTCGAGGAGCACGACGTCGTGATTCCCATCGCGGTGCTGGAGGAACTCGATCAGTTCAAAAAGGGTAATGAAACGCTGAATTTCCACGCGCGAGAATTCGTTCGCGAGCTCGATGCACTCAGCGGCGACAAGCTCTTCGACGGCGGTGCACCCATTGGCGCGAAACAGGGACGCATCAGCATTCGACTCGACAAAGATTGGGGCAAGGACTTCCCTCTCGGACTGTCCGAGCGCACACCCGACCACCGCATACTGCACTGCGCCTACATGCTCAATCGCGAGTATCCGGCACGTCCTGTCATTCTCGTGACCAAGGACGTGAACCTGCGCATGAAGGCCAAAGGCGTGGGACTGATGGCAGAGGATTACGTCACCGACCAGGTCAAGGATATAGACACGCTGTACACCGGCAGACGGGTGCTCGAAAATGTGGATGACGCGGTTATCGACATGCTGTATCAGCCGCCATTCGAGGTCGATGCCGCGATGTTCGCGGAAGCCGGGACATTCAATCCCAACGAGTACTTCATCCTGCGTTGCGGCCGGAAATCCGCCCTCGGCTGTTACGACGGGCGCAGCGGTATGATGAAGCGTGTGGACAAAAATCCCGCGTACGGCATCAATCCCAGAAATTCGGAGCAGACTTTCGCGCTCGATGCGCTATCGAATCCGGACATCCCCCTGGTATCCCTCAGCGGCAAGGCCGGCACGGGAAAGACGTTGCTCGCTCTGGCGGCGGCCCTGGAGAAGCGCCGATTGTACAGGCAGGTCTTCCTCGCCCGCCCGGTCGTTCCCTTGAGCAACAAGGATCTCGGGTATTTGCCCGGTGATATCATGTCCAAACTTGATCCCTACATGCAGCCGTTGTTCGACAATCTCGGGGTGATACAGCATCAGTTTCCAGAAACGGATACCAAGCACCGGCGCATCGCGGAAATGCTGAAAGAGGAGAAACTGGTCATCTCCCCTCTGGCATACATCCGCGGACGGAGTCTGGTCAATATCTATTTCATCGTGGATGAAGCACAGAACCTCACACCGCATGAAATCAAAACCATCATCACTCGCGCAGGTGAAGGAACGAAATTCGTGTTCACGGGCGACATTTTCCAGATAGACCACCCCTACCTCGACAGCCGTTCCAACGGACTCAGCTATCTCATCGACAAAATGCGGGGACAGAAGCTCTACGCGCATGTCACCCTCGAGAAAGGAGAGCGTTCGGAACTGGCGGAACTCGCAACCGACCTTCTGTGA
- a CDS encoding CehA/McbA family metallohydrolase — translation MYEYIGAVHIHSRYSDGTGEMGDIVRFAGEVGLDFIMTSDHNTLRPKIDGWEGWHEDVMLLIGYEINDRKDRNHYLAFGLDKTVGVRISAQEYVRRVKEQGGIGFIAHPDEQRGSMPEHPPYPWLAWDTEDFDGIEIWNHMSEWMEGLTEENKFQRFIHPLKSITAPPEVTLRRWDELSRTRRVVGIGGTDAHAHKADIMGFFDVEVFPYKVMFKSIRTHVLLDEAIHRRSAAHFEEDKWKIYEALRHGRCFVANSYHGDARGFSFYATSATETLQQGDWTEFKGPGTLALHIELPQPARVRLLRNGALIREEIAKELLHTVAEPGAWRVEAWLDDKGWIFSNHIRIGNPDGTC, via the coding sequence ATGTACGAATATATTGGCGCTGTGCACATCCATTCCCGATACTCCGACGGTACCGGGGAGATGGGCGATATTGTGCGTTTCGCCGGCGAGGTAGGCCTCGATTTCATCATGACAAGCGATCACAATACCCTTCGGCCAAAAATCGATGGCTGGGAGGGATGGCACGAAGATGTGATGCTGCTCATCGGCTACGAGATCAATGACCGCAAGGACCGCAACCATTACCTCGCTTTCGGTCTCGATAAAACCGTGGGGGTGCGCATTTCCGCGCAGGAGTACGTCCGGCGCGTGAAGGAACAGGGCGGCATAGGCTTCATCGCCCATCCGGACGAACAGCGCGGCAGCATGCCCGAGCATCCGCCGTATCCATGGCTTGCGTGGGACACCGAAGATTTTGACGGCATCGAGATCTGGAATCACATGAGCGAGTGGATGGAGGGGTTGACCGAGGAGAACAAATTTCAGCGGTTTATCCATCCTCTCAAGTCCATAACCGCGCCGCCGGAGGTCACGCTTCGGCGTTGGGACGAGCTGAGCCGCACCCGACGTGTGGTGGGCATCGGCGGTACCGACGCGCACGCGCACAAGGCGGACATCATGGGCTTTTTCGACGTGGAGGTTTTCCCGTACAAGGTCATGTTCAAATCCATCCGCACCCATGTACTGCTCGACGAGGCAATACACCGCCGCAGCGCCGCACATTTCGAAGAGGACAAGTGGAAGATCTATGAAGCCTTGCGGCACGGACGTTGCTTCGTGGCCAACTCCTATCACGGTGACGCGCGGGGATTCTCCTTCTACGCCACCTCCGCGACCGAGACCCTGCAACAGGGAGATTGGACGGAGTTCAAGGGTCCCGGGACGCTGGCGCTGCATATCGAACTGCCTCAACCCGCACGTGTGCGTCTCCTCCGCAACGGGGCCCTGATCCGGGAGGAGATCGCCAAAGAACTGCTTCACACCGTCGCCGAGCCCGGCGCATGGCGCGTCGAGGCCTGGCTGGACGACAAAGGCTGGATTTTTTCCAATCACATACGCATCGGCAACCCGGACGGGACCTGCTGA
- a CDS encoding transporter: protein MHRLRAFLLPVWAIFSTVAFAQQDMATDRPDQTETSSVVPTGWLQVEIGLSRSDLRFSSDGRTFLEETEFANPDALFRFGFATNYELRLELGYRYVDHWSDFNHLSRAEEYLLPRVINEHGFVPLSAGLKTALREEHGILPEAAFIFMLAIPGSGAAEFDIEHYIPEARFACSHTLSDHFSLGYNLGMAFEGSLRDYVGFYSVALGSSLTDVVGAYVELYGDLGAGTEPVHRFDGGFTWLVDPDVQLDLSAGYTLTVPHRPFPRDESEYYLAAGCSLRMRFWGDDETRSGGR from the coding sequence ATGCATCGCTTGCGCGCCTTCCTCCTGCCTGTATGGGCCATCTTCAGCACCGTGGCTTTTGCGCAACAAGACATGGCAACGGACCGTCCGGATCAGACCGAAACCTCTTCCGTCGTGCCGACGGGATGGTTGCAGGTCGAGATAGGATTATCCCGCAGCGATCTGCGCTTCAGCAGTGACGGCAGGACCTTCCTGGAAGAGACGGAGTTCGCCAATCCGGACGCGTTGTTCCGCTTTGGTTTCGCTACCAATTACGAATTGCGTCTCGAACTCGGGTACCGATATGTCGATCACTGGAGCGACTTCAATCACCTTTCCCGGGCCGAGGAATACCTTCTGCCTCGTGTGATAAACGAACACGGCTTCGTCCCGCTTTCCGCGGGTCTGAAAACCGCGCTCCGCGAGGAGCATGGCATCCTGCCCGAAGCAGCGTTCATTTTCATGCTCGCTATCCCCGGATCGGGAGCCGCGGAGTTCGACATCGAACACTATATCCCCGAAGCGCGGTTCGCCTGTTCGCACACGCTCAGTGACCATTTTTCGCTGGGGTACAATCTCGGAATGGCCTTTGAAGGGAGTCTCCGGGATTACGTTGGCTTCTACTCCGTGGCCCTCGGCTCCTCACTGACCGATGTCGTCGGAGCATACGTGGAACTGTATGGCGACCTGGGCGCCGGCACAGAGCCGGTGCACCGCTTCGATGGCGGCTTCACATGGCTCGTCGATCCGGATGTGCAACTCGATCTCTCCGCGGGGTACACGCTCACGGTCCCGCACCGCCCTTTCCCCCGCGACGAAAGCGAATACTATCTCGCGGCGGGATGTTCGTTGCGGATGCGTTTCTGGGGAGATGATGAAACGCGAAGCGGCGGACGATGA
- a CDS encoding OmpA family protein, whose product MNTKISIAIVLFALLAPYCLLHAQEEKPPRQMITPERYDVTIRPVSGALNSSDDDFSPMIIGSGRVMYFTSTRNGSQDIFTAIAGYDGWEQIQRLGEPLNTSADEGSSSITPDGHWMVFTGCGRPDALGDCDLYIAEYGAGMWRNVRNLGPNVNSPFWESQPAISSDGLTILFTSDRPGGQGGTDLWMTTRSHGGDWRPAVNLGAVINTVGDELAPAIAADNRTLYFSSDQHPGIGGLDIYQTTSGVSGWSAPRHMGVPVNTSDDDYFCGLSLNSQDMYFASSRAGGQGDLDIWLAVPNPLPPSPVTTVTGRVHDHNTDAPLGATLTVRDVSTNSVVSSFHSDDMDGSYVVVLQPGRDYVITAEAAGYLFYSDRFTVPAGSGNDMIRKDVPMTRDLVRLLVFFDFDKATLQSESYVDLDRAAEWLKSNPNVSVEVAGHTDNVGARDYNKKLSQNRAEAVVQYLIGKGISSSRLRAAGYGMEQPTVTNDTEEGRAQNRRVEFRVVSR is encoded by the coding sequence ATGAACACGAAAATCAGTATCGCAATCGTCCTCTTCGCTCTGCTCGCACCATATTGCCTGCTGCATGCGCAGGAAGAGAAGCCGCCACGTCAGATGATCACGCCCGAGCGCTACGACGTCACCATTCGTCCCGTGAGCGGTGCACTCAATTCTTCGGACGACGATTTCAGTCCCATGATTATCGGCAGCGGCCGCGTCATGTACTTCACCTCCACACGAAATGGGAGTCAGGACATTTTCACCGCCATCGCGGGATATGACGGCTGGGAACAGATTCAGCGGCTGGGTGAACCACTGAACACCTCCGCCGACGAAGGCAGCTCGTCCATCACACCCGATGGCCACTGGATGGTCTTCACCGGCTGCGGACGTCCCGACGCGCTGGGCGACTGCGATTTGTACATCGCCGAATACGGCGCCGGGATGTGGCGCAATGTGCGCAACCTCGGTCCGAATGTGAACTCCCCATTCTGGGAATCGCAACCCGCCATCTCTTCCGATGGCCTTACCATTCTGTTCACCAGTGATCGCCCGGGCGGCCAGGGCGGCACCGATCTATGGATGACGACACGCAGCCACGGCGGCGACTGGCGTCCCGCGGTGAATCTCGGAGCGGTCATCAACACCGTCGGCGACGAACTCGCGCCTGCCATCGCGGCCGACAACCGAACGCTGTATTTTTCCAGCGATCAGCATCCCGGCATCGGCGGTCTGGACATATATCAGACCACCAGCGGGGTTTCCGGCTGGAGCGCCCCAAGACACATGGGAGTGCCCGTGAACACCTCCGACGACGATTACTTTTGCGGCCTTTCTCTGAACAGCCAGGACATGTATTTCGCTTCCTCCCGCGCCGGTGGGCAGGGTGATCTCGACATCTGGCTCGCGGTACCCAATCCCCTGCCGCCATCGCCCGTCACCACCGTCACCGGCAGGGTGCATGACCATAACACCGACGCGCCGCTTGGAGCGACACTCACCGTTCGCGATGTATCGACGAACTCCGTGGTCAGTTCCTTCCACAGCGACGACATGGATGGCTCCTATGTGGTCGTATTGCAACCCGGCAGGGATTATGTGATCACTGCGGAAGCGGCGGGATATCTTTTCTATTCCGATCGATTCACGGTTCCCGCAGGCAGCGGCAACGATATGATCCGCAAGGATGTGCCCATGACGCGTGATCTCGTGCGCCTGCTCGTGTTCTTCGACTTCGACAAGGCGACGTTGCAATCCGAATCATACGTCGATCTCGATCGCGCCGCGGAGTGGCTGAAATCGAATCCCAATGTCTCCGTGGAGGTCGCTGGTCACACGGACAATGTCGGCGCCCGCGACTACAATAAGAAGCTCTCGCAGAACCGCGCCGAAGCCGTGGTGCAATATCTGATCGGTAAAGGCATATCCTCATCGAGACTTCGCGCGGCCGGCTATGGCATGGAACAGCCGACGGTCACCAACGACACCGAGGAAGGCCGCGCGCAGAACCGTCGCGTGGAGTTCCGCGTCGTGTCGAGATAG
- a CDS encoding PorT family protein, producing MQFLRFSLFFLLICAVVLPPPALADGPGGGHPWTLSLRSDAGDVLRPKRASGDYSWFIGIDGGLTYSSFSNGPLAYYTPNPHNPRYVLPASVNDGSGLGFYLGATLDFPLSDIFGIVLKANYHTRMGAFDETTDMMEIHPQTETNLTTIINNKTDWTFDYIGIDLLGRINLGSSPVYLLLGPSFGLLQSNTAKLDQTLVQPEDIYYTEDVQGLDEVVNELRTASMEAEVSGFKSSRIDVKFGVGMWIELNPNLYLTPELTVAYPLGTFVESANTELSHIPTETAEIIPVWSNGEGLALARSNKDFNMLTAFFTIGLRWRMN from the coding sequence ATGCAATTCCTTCGCTTCTCACTCTTCTTTCTCCTCATCTGCGCCGTCGTGCTGCCGCCCCCGGCGCTGGCGGACGGTCCCGGTGGCGGACACCCATGGACGCTGTCACTGCGATCGGATGCGGGCGACGTGCTTCGTCCGAAACGCGCATCGGGAGATTATTCCTGGTTTATTGGTATAGACGGCGGATTGACGTACTCGAGTTTTTCGAATGGTCCGCTCGCATATTACACACCGAATCCGCATAATCCGCGCTATGTACTTCCGGCAAGCGTCAACGACGGAAGCGGGTTGGGATTCTACCTCGGCGCCACGCTGGATTTTCCGCTCTCGGACATCTTCGGCATCGTGCTCAAGGCGAATTACCACACCCGCATGGGTGCGTTCGATGAAACAACCGACATGATGGAGATTCATCCGCAGACGGAGACGAATCTGACGACCATCATTAACAACAAAACAGACTGGACCTTCGATTACATCGGCATTGATCTGCTGGGCAGAATAAACCTTGGATCATCGCCGGTGTACCTGCTTCTCGGTCCCTCGTTCGGATTACTGCAATCCAATACCGCCAAACTCGATCAGACGCTGGTTCAGCCCGAGGACATTTACTACACCGAAGACGTGCAGGGTTTGGATGAAGTGGTGAACGAGCTTCGCACGGCTTCGATGGAAGCCGAAGTCTCCGGGTTCAAGAGTTCGCGTATCGACGTCAAGTTCGGTGTGGGCATGTGGATAGAATTGAACCCGAATCTCTATCTCACACCTGAACTCACAGTCGCATACCCCCTCGGGACCTTTGTCGAAAGCGCAAACACCGAGCTGAGCCATATTCCAACGGAAACCGCCGAGATCATCCCGGTGTGGAGCAACGGGGAGGGACTCGCACTTGCGCGCAGCAACAAGGACTTCAACATGTTGACCGCGTTTTTCACCATCGGCCTTCGCTGGCGCATGAATTGA
- a CDS encoding dCMP deaminase family protein produces MESRGSWDQYFMKIAGMVAERATCNRAHIGAVIVKDKNIVATGYNGSPAGHPHCSDVGCLVYVSRNPDGEEEENCFRTIHAEINAIAQAAKHGVEINGADIYITASPCYHCLKTIVNTGIRRIYYGKPYKIDRIRVLLEYSPIELIHVPLEHA; encoded by the coding sequence ATGGAAAGCAGAGGCAGCTGGGATCAGTACTTTATGAAAATCGCAGGCATGGTGGCCGAGCGTGCCACCTGCAACCGGGCGCATATCGGCGCGGTGATTGTGAAAGATAAGAATATCGTGGCCACGGGGTACAACGGCTCTCCCGCCGGACATCCGCATTGCTCCGATGTCGGCTGCCTCGTGTATGTCTCCCGCAATCCCGACGGCGAGGAAGAGGAAAACTGCTTCCGCACCATCCACGCCGAAATCAACGCCATTGCCCAGGCAGCGAAGCACGGTGTGGAGATCAATGGCGCGGATATTTATATCACCGCCAGTCCCTGCTATCACTGTCTCAAGACCATAGTGAACACCGGCATCCGGCGCATCTACTACGGGAAGCCCTACAAAATCGACCGCATCCGGGTGCTGCTTGAATATTCTCCCATCGAACTTATACACGTTCCGCTGGAGCACGCGTAA
- a CDS encoding co-chaperone GroES family protein, translating to MRSIQRLLVVGDRVLVTPEDPAAMTKSGLYLPPGVQEREKIQSGYVVKTGPGYALPNPEYSEEEPWARKGAPVRYIPLQVEEGDYVLFMKNQGIEVEFEQQKYLIVPHAAILLIVRNEVVTQ from the coding sequence ATGAGAAGCATTCAGCGTCTGCTTGTCGTGGGCGACCGCGTTTTGGTCACCCCCGAAGATCCCGCCGCCATGACAAAATCCGGTTTGTACCTGCCACCCGGCGTACAGGAAAGGGAGAAAATTCAGAGCGGCTATGTGGTGAAAACCGGACCGGGCTACGCCCTGCCCAATCCCGAGTACTCCGAAGAAGAACCCTGGGCGAGGAAAGGAGCACCCGTACGATATATTCCCTTGCAAGTGGAAGAGGGCGATTACGTGCTGTTCATGAAAAATCAGGGTATCGAGGTCGAGTTCGAGCAGCAGAAATACCTCATTGTTCCCCATGCCGCCATTCTCCTGATCGTGCGTAATGAAGTCGTAACGCAATAG
- a CDS encoding NAD(P)H-dependent oxidoreductase subunit E: MTLEELYEIGSGFRETLAAFKAEIHVCGSGGCIASGSLQLKDAFDNACAARKVAADVRVITTGCMGLCGAGPLVRLQPSNTLYVKVKPEDAERIVDSHVIKEKPVKDLLFPKASAFFDKQVSIALKNMGRIDPESIEDYIAHGGYEGLAKAITYYTQEGVVLEVRNSGLRGRGGGGYPTGLKWDITRRVASSEKYVVCNADEGDPGAFMDRAMLEGNPHAILEGMAIAGYAVGANQGYIYVRGEYPLAIERLKKAIKQSERTQILGNRIFDSGFNFRIDLRIGAGAFVCGEETALLQSIEGERGMPRPRPPYPSQSGLWGKPTLLNNVETFANIPAIVLNGGKWFSQIGTEKSKGTKVFALAGRIVNTGLIEVPMGITLREIIFDIGGGIPDNGEFKAAQTGGPSGGCIPVQHLDTPVDYESLSHVGSMMGSGGLIVMDHTSCMVDIAKYFMKFCRDESCGKCVPCRVGTVQLYRLLDRVTTGTATNDDMDILEELCVMVKDTSLCGLGQSAPNPVMSTLHFFRKEYEQHIHEQHCAAGVCPIGPTAGLGDVATDVAQEQGASHG, from the coding sequence ATGACACTCGAAGAGTTATACGAAATCGGCAGCGGCTTCCGGGAAACTCTCGCCGCCTTCAAAGCTGAAATCCACGTGTGCGGCAGCGGGGGCTGCATCGCGTCCGGTTCGCTGCAACTCAAAGATGCCTTTGATAACGCCTGCGCGGCACGCAAAGTGGCCGCTGACGTTCGTGTGATCACTACGGGTTGCATGGGCCTGTGCGGCGCCGGCCCTCTCGTGCGTCTCCAGCCTTCCAACACGCTCTACGTCAAGGTAAAACCGGAGGATGCCGAACGCATCGTCGACAGCCATGTGATCAAGGAAAAGCCCGTCAAGGATCTGCTGTTCCCCAAGGCCTCGGCGTTTTTCGACAAACAGGTGTCTATCGCGCTGAAAAACATGGGCCGCATCGATCCGGAATCCATCGAAGATTACATCGCCCATGGCGGGTATGAAGGTCTCGCCAAAGCCATAACCTACTACACGCAGGAAGGTGTGGTACTGGAGGTGCGCAACAGCGGACTCCGCGGCCGCGGCGGTGGCGGATATCCCACAGGTCTGAAGTGGGACATCACCCGCCGTGTCGCTTCATCCGAAAAATATGTGGTCTGCAATGCGGACGAAGGTGATCCGGGCGCATTCATGGACCGCGCCATGCTGGAAGGGAATCCACACGCCATTCTGGAAGGCATGGCCATAGCCGGGTATGCCGTTGGGGCGAACCAGGGCTACATCTACGTGCGCGGTGAATACCCGCTGGCCATCGAACGTCTGAAAAAGGCGATAAAGCAAAGCGAGCGCACGCAAATACTCGGCAACCGTATTTTCGATTCCGGTTTCAATTTCCGAATTGACCTGCGGATCGGAGCGGGAGCGTTTGTGTGCGGCGAGGAAACGGCGCTGCTGCAGTCGATCGAAGGCGAGCGAGGCATGCCCCGCCCGCGTCCCCCCTATCCGTCTCAATCCGGATTATGGGGAAAACCCACGTTGCTGAACAATGTGGAGACCTTCGCCAATATTCCCGCCATCGTGCTGAACGGAGGGAAGTGGTTTTCCCAGATTGGTACGGAAAAGAGCAAGGGCACAAAGGTGTTCGCGCTGGCGGGACGCATCGTCAACACCGGATTGATCGAAGTCCCGATGGGCATTACGCTGCGCGAAATCATTTTCGACATCGGCGGCGGCATACCGGACAATGGGGAATTCAAGGCGGCGCAGACCGGAGGGCCTTCCGGCGGGTGCATTCCCGTGCAGCACCTCGACACGCCGGTGGACTACGAATCCCTCTCTCATGTCGGTTCCATGATGGGCTCAGGGGGACTCATCGTCATGGATCATACATCATGCATGGTCGACATCGCGAAATATTTCATGAAATTTTGCCGCGATGAAAGTTGCGGTAAATGTGTTCCCTGCCGTGTCGGCACCGTGCAACTCTACCGCCTTCTGGACCGCGTCACCACCGGAACAGCCACCAATGATGACATGGATATACTCGAAGAACTGTGCGTCATGGTCAAGGACACCAGTCTTTGCGGACTCGGACAGTCCGCACCGAATCCTGTGATGTCAACGCTGCACTTCTTCCGCAAGGAGTACGAGCAACACATTCACGAACAGCACTGCGCAGCGGGAGTGTGCCCGATTGGTCCTACGGCGGGCCTCGGCGATGTGGCGACGGATGTGGCGCAGGAACAAGGAGCTTCCCATGGTTGA
- a CDS encoding cytidine deaminase, producing the protein MPLTKNEVEALVSAARSVRDNAYAPYSQFRVGAALLCDDGSIVTGCNVENSSYSLTCCAERTAVFTAVAQGKRSFTAMAIATSRQPVAPCGACRQVLAEFNPAMTLILCDENADHAFRTMTDLLPDPFTPDMLAQ; encoded by the coding sequence ATGCCGTTGACGAAGAACGAAGTGGAAGCTCTTGTCTCCGCCGCCCGATCAGTGCGCGACAATGCCTATGCCCCCTACTCGCAATTTCGCGTCGGGGCCGCATTGCTCTGCGATGACGGAAGCATCGTGACCGGCTGCAATGTGGAGAACAGCTCCTACTCACTTACGTGTTGCGCGGAACGCACCGCGGTCTTCACCGCTGTCGCGCAGGGAAAGCGGTCATTTACAGCCATGGCTATCGCGACAAGTCGGCAGCCCGTCGCCCCTTGCGGTGCGTGCAGGCAGGTGTTGGCGGAATTCAATCCCGCAATGACGCTCATCCTCTGCGATGAGAACGCCGACCATGCGTTCCGCACGATGACGGACTTACTTCCCGATCCGTTTACGCCCGATATGCTCGCACAGTGA
- the hoxE gene encoding bidirectional hydrogenase complex protein HoxE → MLMTSAAAEKAKAADNRYKYLDRALARHQFRGDALIEVLHTAQELFGFISREQLLYIARSLKLPPSKVYGVATFYHFFSLEPKGEHTVTLCMGTACYVRGAAELQNTLEHLCGCKMGQTTADGKISLQTARCVGSCGIAPVTVYDNDVIGFDTIEQATERIASWRKEEQ, encoded by the coding sequence ATGCTTATGACCAGCGCCGCAGCGGAAAAAGCGAAAGCAGCCGACAACCGGTACAAATACCTTGATCGCGCTTTAGCGCGTCACCAATTCCGGGGGGACGCGCTGATTGAGGTTCTGCACACCGCGCAGGAGCTTTTCGGCTTCATCTCGCGCGAACAGCTGCTGTATATCGCCCGCAGTCTCAAGCTCCCTCCGAGTAAAGTGTACGGGGTCGCGACGTTTTACCATTTCTTCTCTCTCGAACCCAAGGGAGAGCACACCGTCACGTTGTGCATGGGCACCGCCTGCTACGTACGCGGCGCTGCGGAGTTACAGAACACGCTGGAACACCTGTGCGGCTGTAAGATGGGGCAAACCACTGCCGATGGCAAAATCTCTCTGCAAACCGCCCGCTGTGTCGGATCCTGTGGCATCGCTCCGGTAACCGTGTACGATAACGACGTTATCGGTTTCGACACCATAGAACAGGCCACCGAACGAATCGCCTCGTGGCGCAAGGAGGAGCAATGA